The DNA segment TTGGGCGAAGCCATATCGATTTTCGCGCGCAACACATGGGCACCGTCGACGAACTCACCGGCCTTCATGCGACGGAACAGGCCGAGGTTTTCCTCGGCGCTGCGCTGGCGAAACGGGCTGTCCTGGCCCGGCTTGCTGAACGAACCGCGCTGGCTGCGCATGTCTTCGGCGCTCTGGCTGTCGACGTAGGCATGGCCTTGTTTGATCAGGCACTCGGCGGCCTCGACCATGAAGTCAAAGTAGTCCGAGGCATGGTAGAGATGTTCGCCGTAGTTGCCGCCCAGCCATTGCACCGCGCCGATGATGGCGTCGACATATTCCTGTTCTTCCTTCTCCGGATTCGTATCGTCGAAACGCAGGTGGCAAATGCCGCCGAAATCGCGCGCCAGATCGAAGTTGAGCAGGATCGACTTGGCATGGCCGAAGTGCAGGTAGCCGTTTGGTTCGGGCGGGAAGCGGGTGCGGATCCTGGCCGGGTCCGGCGCACCTGCCTGCTGCTGCGGACCGGGGCCAGGCTTGCCCGACCAGCGCCGTGATGCGTACTTGCCGGCGGCAAGGTCGGCTTCGACAATATGACGAATAAAATTAGTGGCCGGGACGGCGGTGGAGGCGTTGTGTTTTGCTGCGTCGGCCATGGTGGGCTTCAAGTAATGATTGGTGCGAAGCCGCAATTCTACCGGGTCGGATAAAATTGAGCCGATGAACTGGATCGGACTATTGGCGGTTGGCATCGGCGCCTCGTTTGGCGCTTGGTTGCGCTGGGTGCTGGGCCTGTGGCTCAACCCGCTGTTTCCGGCGGTGCCGATGGGCACGCTGGCGGCCAATCTGGTCGGCGGTTATCTGGTTGGCGCCGCCGTCACGGTGTTTCACCTCAATGTCGAACTGTCGCCGGAGTTGCGCCTGTTCTTCATCACCGGCTTTCTCGGCGGACTGACGACGTTTTCCACCTTTTCGGCGGAAGTCGTTTCCCTGATCCAGCGCGCCGAATGGGGCTGGGCGTTCGGCGCCATCGGCCTGCATGTTGGCGGCTCGCTGCTGATGACCCTGCTCGGCATCTGGACCATCCACCGACTCGCGGCGTGAATCCCCGCGAAGAACAAATTGCGGCGCGCCTGCGTTTGCGTCTTGGTGCGCGTCCGGCCATTGCCTACGACGAGGCACTGCCGGTCAATGTGCGGCGCG comes from the Georgfuchsia toluolica genome and includes:
- the crcB gene encoding fluoride efflux transporter CrcB; translated protein: MNWIGLLAVGIGASFGAWLRWVLGLWLNPLFPAVPMGTLAANLVGGYLVGAAVTVFHLNVELSPELRLFFITGFLGGLTTFSTFSAEVVSLIQRAEWGWAFGAIGLHVGGSLLMTLLGIWTIHRLAA